The genomic stretch aattagcatatctgtaatgtatttaggtcctaagccatgaagtgatttataaactaGTAACAATACTtcaaaatctattctaaatgtaactggaagccagtgtaaggacctgaggactggagtgatgtgctcagtttttttggttctggtcagaattctggcagcagcgttctgtatgagctgcagatgtctaatggtctttttggggatcccagtaaggagtccattgcaataatccaccctgctggtgatgaaagtatgaacaagtttctctaagtcctgtctcagggtaagaggcaagtatactgcAAGACTCTTCTcagttctggcaccaaggtggtggaatggacttcccctagaggtccggacagctgagtcactggctattttcaagcggcggttgaagacctacttattcaggaaacatttcaactagcacatcttttccttattttttgcattaaaaaaaaaaacaaactttgacactttttcattgtaactttgaacaaatgttttaaactcatggtatcttaagtatgtaacctagtgaaccagcattaatgtattcaatgttagagatttaagcacttatgtacgttgctctggataagggcgtctgccaaatgctgtaaatgtaaatgagacaaaacatctaattctggctatatttctgagaaggtagtaagctgatttggttatcgctttcacatgactactgaaattaaggtcagactctaaaattacaccaaggtttctgactttattttgtgtctttagaccccaagagtcaaggtgtgtgttaaccttgagagtttcatctttatttccgaatacaatgacttcggttttgtctttgtttaactggaggaagctTAAAACCTTTGGTGTCTTCTTGGCAGATCCACTCCATTTTGCCCACAAATGCAAGAAAGGATATTCTCCTGCTGTTGCCACAGATGAGTTTATGACCATTGGTTCTGTAAATACTGCCAGTCTGTCTGAGAGCGTTGGATGAGGTCCAGCATGCTaaggatgctttttttttgtccatataTTTTGGCATCATAAAGTGAAAGATGTTTGAATCTTGGTTAGGGATTGATGAATCTCAGCCTTTCTTCACAATAAAGACTCTTGCTGGTGATTTGCAATTAGAATCTCACTGTCATGTGGCATTTGGACACACTTGTGTGAAAGTTGATACAGCAGTCTGCACCGCTCATAGCACAGGTTACATGAACATTGCTGATGAGTGCACTATGACAGCCAGTTAGGTGTCAGTACTTGGAGTGGTTGTGCTTTATTAAATTTGCTTGAGGCTGGAAAATACCATATCTACCAGACTCTCCATTCCCAAGCTGCATTCCCGAGCTGTACCTGAGTGGTAAAGTCACCAAGCAAGAAGAGTGTTTCAGACTTGGGAATTTAGCAAGTGATTGATCTGACTGATAGAGTGAGTGTGGCAAAGTGTTCCTTGTTTGACGGACATGAAGGGAACTCAGCCTTTAACTGATGCCTAATGGTATTACAATCAGTCTAGGGAGAAGTGTGCTGTTGATGGCCAGAAACATGAAAATGTGccattttttttcagaagaAGGTAAGAGCCATTGTTTCACACAGGGCAAAGAAGCCGTACCATCTCAGAGCTGATTACACATTCCGGATTGCCAGACTGAGATCTATTATCTTCTTTATTATCTtctgtgctttaactctctttaTTTGAATATGTTGTCTTCTGGTAAGGtaggttcctgacttttgtgtactatctgcttaactcactttgttctagaggagtgtgatttgaattttgttatattctatagcaggggtattaaattaaaattcaaagaggtccagttactaaaatttcctcccagcaaaggtccgaatcttatattgtcacttaaaacagtgtaccctcatgttaataagatcaataacgcacatacatttctatataatttattgttaaatttcaagtgttttcagtctgaacttgtatggcacttgaatggaaaacaatcctgtagttgtctttactacatggcaaataacagacaacagacactgaatttcttctgaataaaataaataaaaagtgcaaacacagctttgagcagcctgaacttagggcctatatttcaagtaatgtaacacattcagaatcttctgaataaaataaaagtgcttttaatctttaagaacaaaattaaacaaaagacttttgagctgccccttttttaaacattaactacattaataacacaggaaccttaggcaaaagaacatttcaagtaaaacagaacagggcagaatttactgaataaaagaaaagtgcagagctttgagcagctccctttttcctctctcctttctacctctccttactccctttccatcttccgttcatagtgagagaaatgggcatgtaactgtcctgccagcagtttgattcttaattgtcctgccagcgtaattaggtgcattactgccaccttctgctctggagtatggaacagaaacaatctgtttttggcttggcttttgatgacgctccttcgtaataactagattaactgcacatgaacaaaagatttacctttttattaatattaaagagcttatataatcttataatattagattataataaggagatgcttaacatggtaatattagaattttaacgggtctgggcagacccgtcactcggtctggatccggaccgcggtctgCTATTTGCTGATGCCcgttctatagcattgttgatcttatagtgttggtctttgcttagttgttctctcagctgattaatcaggagtagtttcagtctcccttaaggtgtgaattgtgggcagggcttacctatttaaattgaaggtttgtTTGTAAGTATCCCTCTAACACATTGTAAataagtgtctagtactgtttgatgtATTCTATCACACCACATTTTAAATCTCACTCTGACTGTAGATATGtgcctcaaacccatctctATAGTCACCTCTTATCATTGCAGATGCTCTCGTCTACAGAGCAGAGATCTCTttccagtaacctcatctaccctcctctgttgtgtaagtttCAAActgtggtggtaggtgggctctggaattgccagtctgctgtaaggaaagctgattttatctctgctttagcTTCCCactactcctttgattttcttgcgctaacagagacctggatatccccatagaacactgctacaccagctacagacatgactgctgCCCCACTACACATCTCCAaccatcacctggtatccttcaccatcactctccctatcctacctaaaactaattctcacccctctctctttcctgcagcaacctccactctgtctccccttcttctgtagattctggcactctttcttctcttcctgatcctggatccttttcctcactacccttggacttcTGGCAAAAGTTCCTTCTACAAAGGAAAACCTTGAAGCTTCAGCACAAGACCCTCagaagctccacaacatcatctctccTCTACTCAACCACCCggctccacctgcttcatcctccctgactgcagaagactttgcttctttctaccatgagaagattgaggaaatcacTTCTGCCCCTACTGCACTTGCATCTCACAGTCTGGATTCCCCTActccttcgttgtcacatttctcaactgtagcagcagaagagatttttcaactcatccagtcttgcaatcctaccacctgcccattggatccattCCCTTCCACTATGCACTAGATCATCttgcaagaccttctgcccttcattaccactatcagTAGATCCaaagcatctggtcaggtactaactaccttcaagagagcaagggttattcccatcttaaagaaacctgctctggatccatcagacatcagtaacaacagaccggtatcacttctctagtttctttgaaaaaaaatcttgaagcCTTGTtaataatcaactgtctgtctatctctcacagttaaaaaagttatttcctcacaggggttctcttaccactgctttgctgatgatacacaatttatcttctctttcccaccctcagataccacagcttctgatctcAGTATGTcttggcagaaatatcatcatggatgacggctcatcagttaaagctcaattaTAGCAAaaatgaactgctgttcatcccaggtgattcatccccaggtcatgatcttgcaatatccctgcataatgatctgatctccccttcagtcacagctcacgACCTTTTGGTatccatggacaatcaactgtccttttcctctcatgttgctaatgtgactcgctcatgtcggttccttctctacaacattagaaggattcggccatttttgtccacacaggctgctcaggtacttgttcaatctcttgtcatttcaagaaacaacaaaatcacacaaaaattatCACTggaaatcaaatttattaaacCATGGAGGTCTGGATTTGGAGTCACATTCAAAATTGAAggggaaaaacacactacaggctgatccaactttgatgtaatgtccttaaaacaagtcaaaatgaggCTCAGTAGTGTGTGGCCTCCACGTGTCTGTATGACCTCCCTACAACGCctgggcatgctcctgatgaggtggcagatggtctcctgagggatctcctcccagacctggactaaagcaggtgtcccagatgtgctcaattggattcaggtctggggaatgGGCAGGTTAGCAGACTTGGATCTAGGAAGGGGCCCCACACAGTCTATCAAAATTCTTTCAAAAGGCTCACCCATTACAGGTATAGGCTAAAGAGGTGCAGGGGGAATAACCTGATTAGGTTTACCCGCTACTTGACAAACATGACATGAACGGCAATAACTGCTGACATCGGACTTCATGGCAGGCCAAAAGAAATGCTTTAACACGACTAGCATTGTCTTGCATTAGGAGGAACCCAGGGCCAACCGTACCGGCATATGGTCTCACAAGGGGTCTGAGGATCTCATCTCTGTACCTAATGGCAGTCAGGCTACCTCTGGCGAGCACATGGAGGGCTGTGCGGCCCTCCTAAGAAATGTCAccccacaccattactgacccactgccaaacctgtcatgctggaggatgttgcaggcagcagaGCGTTCTCCACGGCATCTCCAGACTCTGTCACGTCTgtcacatgtgctcagtgtgaacctgctttCATCTGTGAAGAGCACAGGTCACCAGTGGCGAATTTGCCAATCTTGGTGTTCTCTGGCATATGTCAAACGTCCTGCCCGGTGTTGGGCTATAAAACACAACCCCCACCTGTGGACGTCGGGCCCTCATACCACCCTCATGGAGTCTGTTTCTGAAAGTTTGTGCAGACACGTGCACATTTGTGGCTTGCTGGAGGTAATTTTGCAGGGCTCTGGCAGTGCTCCTCCTGTTCTTTCTTGCACAAAGGCGGAGATAACGgtcctgctgctgggttgttgcccTCCTACAGCCTCCTCCATGTTCAAACCTTCTTGCCATAGATTGCattgatgtgccatcctggatgagctgTACTACCCGAGCCACTTGTGTGGGTTGCAGACTCCGTCTCATGCTACCACTAGAGCGAAAGCACCGCCAGCATTCAAAAGTGACCAAAACTTCAGCCAGAAAGAATAGGAACTAAGAAGTGGTCTGTGGTCACCACCTGCAGAAACACTCCTTTATTGGGGGTGTCTTGCTAATTGCCTATAATTTCCACCTGTTGTCTATTCCATTTGCACAACAGCATGTGAAATTGATTGTCAATCAGTGTTGCTTCCTAAGTGGGCAGTTTGATTTGACAGAAGTGTGATTGACTTGGAccattatagtgtgtgtatatatattgtgttgtttaagtgtttccatttttttttagcagtttagaaacaaaaaaacaacaacaaaaaaactttgagcagagttttagactcatggtatcttaagtatgtaacctagtgaaccagagttaatgtttccaatgatagagacttatagcgtctgccaaatgctgtaaatgtaaattttgacTGCAGGGTCTAATGTGGTAATCATTCCAGGACTGTGCTTGATTCCACAGTGTAAGTCTACATGAACATGGCCCCTTTCCCTAAGGGTTGAGCAGTGTGGTCCCTGGACAGGACTGCATAGAGGTCAGCTTCTACTAGGATAGACTGGGAACTATATGCTGTGCTAATGACATGTAGGAGTTTAAATACTCCTTCCAGTCCACTGATACCCTGCAGCTGTCACAGGTTAAAGTACAGACCTGCGCAGATGGTTCAGGTTCCACAGTAGCACTTCACCTCATGACTGTAAGAACATGGTTCACACAAGTCAGTGGGGCAAcattgctgtgtaacgtgacacgtatacagtgacgtcagactcggctctgtgatggctctctaaccggttcttagaaggttcgtcAATGGAAGGTTCGCTAGCTCTGAACCCTTACCCGGTTCTTTCCAGTAGAAAAGGGGTATAGGTGACTAATGGCTGTCTGGATTATGTAGCTCTGAGATTCTCTGCCAAATTAGCATTGAGCCACCAATTACAATGTTGTTCCaaaatgtgtgttcatgtaaatTTGTATGTCAATTACACAGTGTCAGTGATCAGTTCATAATAACCCCAGAATTATTCATGTTGTGTTCCCATGCAGGAGGAAGATGCGCTGCTGATGGAAGAGAAAATTAAATGGGCCGATGGTTTCCTCGTAGTTTACTCTGTCACTGACCGCTGTAGTTTTGATGAAGTCATGCGGCTGTGCTTTCTAGTGAATCACATCCACAGCAGGAGAAGCTGTCCTGATCCTCCACCAGTCATCATTGTGGCTAATAAAAAAGACCTGGAGTTTGACAGGATGGTGTCAGTAGAGGAGGGCGAGAGTTTGTCACACGGTCTCAAAGTTCCTCTGCGTGAGATTTCTGTCCGTGATGGTTGGGAAGAAACAGCCAGTGTGTTTCATGCGCTCTATGCAGAGATATTGCAGCAAATGGACAAATCACCTCCCTCCTTCCGAAGACGTGGCATGTCCCGACTGATGGAGAAAATTCCCAGAATTCACTCTAACGCGGCTCTGGGGTCCACAGGCCGTAGTTTCAGCTTCAGTTCATTCAGAGACCTGCTGCCTGACTGAGAAGTGAGAAGcttcattgaaaaaaaaaagtttttccatTAATGCCTTTTGGGTTTAAGTGT from Tachysurus fulvidraco isolate hzauxx_2018 chromosome 2, HZAU_PFXX_2.0, whole genome shotgun sequence encodes the following:
- the LOC113646145 gene encoding ras-related and estrogen-regulated growth inhibitor-like; the protein is MSANFALSRTLRRTGSFPSARTIRIVILGQGSVGKTALAVRFITRRFIGEYDPTLETIYRHELSIGGEAVNFEILDTAGQEEDALLMEEKIKWADGFLVVYSVTDRCSFDEVMRLCFLVNHIHSRRSCPDPPPVIIVANKKDLEFDRMVSVEEGESLSHGLKVPLREISVRDGWEETASVFHALYAEILQQMDKSPPSFRRRGMSRLMEKIPRIHSNAALGSTGRSFSFSSFRDLLPD